A genomic window from Fibrobacterota bacterium includes:
- the cobA gene encoding uroporphyrinogen-III C-methyltransferase, protein MASKSPLHPIFLDLAGHDVLVVGGGKVGVRKAREFLECGAHLRVVSPAFDPGFADLEGRYQRIERHFRPSDEGGARLVVAATSDPETNRAVYALCSQRGILCNVADVPELCDWQAAAVARKGDVQVAVSTRGQAPSLSGFARRELQNWLADGFSDLVEVFARLREEFRATMELHEREQFWKTVDAADMLDLLRREGAGAVEASLRARREPGRAPVSAKTGRVVLVGAGPGHPDLVTRMGWKVLGMATALVHDRLVAPELVAAVPTSCEVYPVGKTGFGPSHGQADIQALLVRLAQQGHLVVRLKGGDSFVFGRGGEEIEACIEAGIPFEVVPGVSSSLSVPAWRGIPVTHRGISRSFAVISAFHADLTPARIPDVETVVVMMPLHSLGSVRSRFLEAGWDPSTPCAAIQSGTLEGEREVLSTLERIDEDLAQAKLASPILVVVGQVVGWAKEHRELLQRVVTSKAGRHQAQ, encoded by the coding sequence ATGGCATCGAAATCGCCTCTCCATCCGATCTTTCTCGATCTCGCCGGTCACGATGTGCTGGTAGTGGGTGGAGGAAAGGTGGGGGTCCGCAAAGCCCGCGAATTCCTGGAGTGCGGCGCGCACCTGCGCGTGGTTTCGCCGGCGTTCGATCCGGGATTCGCCGACCTGGAAGGCCGCTACCAGCGCATCGAACGCCACTTCCGGCCGTCGGACGAAGGTGGAGCCAGGTTGGTGGTGGCGGCCACCTCCGATCCGGAGACCAATCGGGCCGTCTACGCTCTGTGCTCGCAGCGCGGGATCCTGTGCAACGTCGCGGATGTTCCCGAGCTTTGCGATTGGCAGGCGGCGGCCGTGGCGCGCAAGGGCGACGTGCAGGTGGCGGTATCCACGCGCGGGCAGGCGCCATCCTTGTCTGGCTTCGCCCGGCGTGAACTCCAAAACTGGCTTGCCGACGGGTTCAGCGACCTGGTGGAGGTTTTTGCGCGCTTGCGCGAGGAGTTCCGCGCCACCATGGAGTTGCACGAGCGCGAACAGTTCTGGAAAACGGTGGACGCCGCGGACATGCTGGATCTGCTGCGTCGCGAAGGGGCCGGTGCGGTGGAAGCGAGCTTGCGCGCTCGTCGCGAGCCGGGTCGCGCTCCCGTGTCCGCCAAGACCGGGCGTGTTGTTCTGGTGGGAGCCGGCCCCGGCCATCCCGATCTGGTCACCCGCATGGGCTGGAAAGTGTTGGGCATGGCCACTGCGCTGGTGCACGATCGCCTGGTCGCCCCCGAACTGGTGGCGGCGGTGCCCACATCCTGCGAAGTCTACCCGGTGGGCAAGACTGGTTTTGGTCCTTCGCACGGTCAGGCGGATATCCAGGCCTTGCTGGTGCGCTTAGCCCAGCAAGGCCATCTGGTGGTGCGCCTCAAGGGTGGGGATTCCTTCGTGTTCGGTCGAGGTGGCGAAGAAATCGAAGCCTGCATCGAGGCGGGGATCCCTTTCGAGGTCGTACCGGGGGTGAGTTCCAGTCTGTCGGTTCCCGCCTGGCGTGGCATCCCGGTTACCCACCGGGGCATTTCGCGCAGCTTTGCCGTGATCTCCGCCTTCCATGCGGACCTCACGCCCGCCAGGATTCCCGACGTGGAAACGGTGGTGGTCATGATGCCGTTGCATTCGCTGGGCTCGGTGCGGTCGCGGTTTCTGGAAGCCGGGTGGGATCCATCCACCCCCTGCGCGGCCATCCAATCGGGCACTTTGGAAGGCGAGCGCGAGGTGCTTTCCACGCTGGAGCGCATCGACGAAGACCTTGCGCAGGCCAAGCTCGCTTCGCCCATTCTGGTGGTGGTGGGGCAGGTGGTGGGCTGGGCAAAGGAACACCGCGAGCTGTTGCAGCGGGTGGTCACCTCCAAGGCGGGCCGGCACCAGGCTCAGTGA
- a CDS encoding HAD family phosphatase produces the protein MTSPTPAANPASGTAQPVKAVLFDLGGVLERVIAAAMVDAWSMGKVQASEFWTRWLEARSVERFESGRIDAATFAEEVIAELGLELDAEEFLEAFPTWLAGPYDGAKELVMDVRRAGLPVASFSNSNEIHWPIMESHQRAGEVFHANFPSHQIGYSKPDPLAFAEVLRRWEIPAGQILFLDDNEVNIKAARAAGMQAERVQGVLSARAVLEARGVLAA, from the coding sequence ATGACCTCGCCGACCCCCGCCGCAAACCCCGCTTCTGGAACCGCTCAGCCTGTCAAAGCGGTCTTGTTCGATCTCGGAGGCGTGCTCGAACGCGTGATCGCCGCCGCCATGGTGGATGCGTGGTCGATGGGCAAGGTCCAGGCTTCCGAATTCTGGACCCGGTGGCTGGAGGCCAGGTCGGTGGAGCGCTTCGAGAGCGGGCGAATCGACGCGGCGACTTTCGCGGAAGAAGTGATCGCGGAGCTCGGATTGGAACTGGATGCGGAAGAGTTTCTGGAAGCGTTTCCCACTTGGCTGGCGGGCCCTTACGACGGCGCCAAGGAGCTGGTGATGGACGTGCGTCGCGCGGGCCTTCCGGTGGCGAGCTTCTCCAACTCCAACGAAATCCACTGGCCCATCATGGAGTCCCACCAGCGCGCCGGTGAAGTGTTCCATGCCAATTTCCCGAGCCACCAGATCGGCTACAGCAAGCCCGACCCTCTGGCCTTCGCGGAAGTCCTGCGCCGCTGGGAGATCCCCGCTGGACAAATTCTGTTTCTGGACGACAACGAGGTGAACATCAAGGCCGCCCGTGCAGCCGGCATGCAGGCCGAGCGTGTGCAGGGCGTGCTTTCGGCGCGCGCCGTGCTGGAAGCACGGGGTGTTTTGGCGGCTTGA
- a CDS encoding TonB-dependent receptor plug domain-containing protein, which produces MKPIRTKAAMTLTVAMLLGAPGLQATAPAPAAPAAAGDDMSLADLLNIKLQTGSFLELDLAKSPLSMTIIDRNKIEMAGSRDLSELLEVYVPGFVYMYNRWNGKIWGMRGVTNDRNTKFIVLVNGHKMNTEARDGFFQETAMGLFGDVERIEVLRGPAGLVYGSGAIAGIVNIVTRRTEKSGSEVYAKAGTWGDFSKNYTSAQGTVSGKIADDQSFSASLGWEQSTGLGDGVTQIYGRPLWPVPFWLSPDVQPASQPSDGSALKTPGNWKGTFDYEYKGLRLYGRFTHQVQTAGGFFPRDPWPNYSGSPASLKTNAKVFQDSINAIQNRVNSGIATDNDLVNIADYKARLYIIQLQTQSVQPVQIDGRTVQLDDPYWSSVEASGNHRRTYVADNILLDAGYDLSLGENTLKLKVGFDGNSNILVREPRLAEENQMVNEREQSLEEAFGERRYTLGATYLMKNIPKLQLAIGAEQRFDDIGNDLFGRNSQQQKATHKIVSDILYSNTAIFTEAWYDVLDNFGVDFGIRWDGHTRTIDDGGTLNGKLAGVYTPVTGHTVKLIFQSSSNNGTADNYEYNRNHFDDNGVAWSKSHFYTPTNSAPASNADIVPGVSLEELNSIKPEKVYSFELTSNHDFGLGITASPSVSYNMVRDLFVWSQRLYRVVNVGEYDNMNMDLQVDWKSKYVDLGANHAVQMVVNTEVADQGEKIIADGYTRTGNTWYTLGSDGYYYPKSDKKDTLLVNLVREQVTVDGENFLSIPTHTSKLYADAKLTPWLTFHNDVRIFWGLTGRDSMATVDEKDGFEDFDIHADPMMKWNSSLHMKLPGDWTVGLYVNDILGEEKGGQTIHTLRWNQSYEAGARDLFAVDLRNYAIDVKKSF; this is translated from the coding sequence ATGAAACCCATTCGAACCAAAGCCGCGATGACCCTTACGGTCGCCATGCTGCTCGGGGCACCAGGCCTGCAAGCCACGGCACCCGCACCCGCCGCACCAGCCGCCGCCGGCGACGACATGTCGCTTGCCGACCTGCTGAACATCAAGCTCCAGACGGGATCGTTCCTGGAACTGGACTTGGCGAAATCGCCTTTGTCGATGACCATCATCGATCGCAACAAGATCGAGATGGCGGGCTCCCGGGATCTCTCCGAGCTCCTCGAGGTCTACGTGCCAGGATTCGTTTACATGTACAACCGCTGGAACGGCAAGATCTGGGGCATGCGCGGCGTCACCAACGACCGCAACACCAAGTTCATCGTGTTGGTCAACGGCCACAAGATGAACACCGAAGCCCGCGACGGCTTCTTCCAAGAAACCGCGATGGGCTTGTTCGGTGATGTGGAGCGCATCGAAGTGCTGCGCGGCCCTGCAGGTCTGGTCTACGGCTCCGGCGCCATCGCCGGTATCGTGAACATTGTGACCCGGCGCACGGAAAAGTCCGGATCGGAAGTCTACGCCAAGGCCGGAACCTGGGGCGACTTCTCCAAGAATTACACTTCCGCCCAAGGCACGGTTTCCGGCAAGATCGCCGACGACCAGTCCTTCAGCGCCAGCTTGGGCTGGGAGCAATCCACAGGCTTGGGCGACGGGGTCACCCAGATCTACGGACGTCCCCTGTGGCCGGTTCCCTTTTGGCTCTCTCCGGATGTGCAACCGGCATCACAGCCTTCCGACGGCAGCGCCCTCAAGACCCCCGGTAACTGGAAGGGAACCTTCGATTACGAATACAAGGGCTTACGACTGTACGGACGCTTCACCCATCAGGTCCAGACCGCAGGCGGCTTCTTCCCCCGCGACCCTTGGCCCAATTACTCGGGTAGCCCCGCTTCGCTGAAGACCAACGCTAAGGTTTTCCAGGATTCGATCAATGCGATCCAAAATCGTGTAAACTCTGGCATCGCCACGGACAACGATCTTGTTAACATCGCCGACTACAAGGCTCGACTCTACATCATCCAGTTGCAAACCCAATCCGTGCAGCCAGTCCAGATCGATGGCCGGACCGTTCAGTTGGACGACCCGTATTGGAGCAGCGTTGAGGCAAGTGGCAACCACCGCCGCACCTATGTCGCCGACAACATCTTGCTGGATGCAGGTTACGACCTGTCCTTGGGTGAAAACACCCTGAAGCTGAAGGTCGGATTCGACGGGAATTCGAATATTCTGGTCCGCGAGCCACGTTTGGCAGAAGAAAACCAGATGGTGAACGAACGCGAACAGAGTCTGGAGGAAGCTTTCGGGGAACGCCGCTACACCCTGGGTGCCACCTACCTCATGAAGAACATCCCCAAACTCCAGTTGGCTATCGGCGCCGAACAACGTTTCGACGACATCGGAAATGACCTCTTCGGTCGCAACAGCCAGCAGCAAAAAGCCACCCATAAAATCGTCTCCGACATCCTGTACAGCAACACTGCGATCTTCACCGAAGCCTGGTACGATGTTCTGGACAACTTCGGCGTCGACTTCGGCATACGCTGGGACGGCCACACCCGAACCATCGATGACGGCGGAACTCTCAACGGCAAGCTGGCAGGCGTCTATACTCCCGTCACCGGCCATACCGTCAAGTTGATTTTCCAAAGCAGCTCCAACAACGGAACCGCCGACAACTACGAGTACAATCGAAACCACTTCGACGACAACGGTGTCGCTTGGAGCAAGAGCCACTTCTACACCCCGACGAACTCTGCCCCTGCCTCGAATGCCGACATCGTGCCTGGTGTGTCCTTGGAAGAACTCAACAGCATCAAGCCGGAGAAGGTCTATTCGTTCGAGCTGACCTCCAACCACGACTTCGGACTCGGCATCACCGCCTCGCCCTCGGTCTCGTACAACATGGTGCGTGATTTGTTCGTGTGGTCGCAGCGGCTCTACCGCGTGGTCAACGTGGGCGAGTACGACAACATGAACATGGACCTCCAGGTCGACTGGAAGTCGAAATATGTCGACCTCGGTGCCAACCACGCCGTCCAGATGGTCGTCAACACCGAAGTCGCCGACCAAGGCGAGAAGATCATCGCCGATGGTTACACCCGCACCGGAAACACCTGGTACACGCTCGGATCGGATGGTTACTATTACCCGAAGTCCGACAAGAAGGACACCCTACTGGTCAACTTGGTGCGCGAACAGGTCACCGTGGACGGGGAAAATTTCCTGAGCATTCCCACCCACACTTCCAAGCTCTACGCGGATGCCAAGCTCACCCCTTGGCTCACCTTCCACAACGACGTGCGGATCTTCTGGGGACTCACGGGCCGCGACTCCATGGCCACGGTCGACGAAAAGGACGGATTCGAGGACTTCGATATCCACGCCGACCCCATGATGAAGTGGAACTCCAGTCTCCACATGAAGCTTCCCGGCGACTGGACCGTGGGCCTGTACGTGAACGACATCTTGGGCGAAGAGAAGGGTGGCCAGACCATCCACACCCTGCGCTGGAACCAGAGTTACGAGGCTGGTGCGCGCGACCTCTTCGCGGTGGATCTGCGCAACTACGCGATCGACGTGAAGAAATCGTTCTAG
- the cysE gene encoding serine O-acetyltransferase: MNQRRMDPLWERLRLEASEIARREPFLEPLVDSCILGEECYEDALATMLAMRLSEASLPAAAMRLMFAPLLRDPAVAEASRRDLSAVVERDPAAQSVALPFLHFKGFQSLQAYRISHQLWTSGRCDLALYIQGRISTVYGLDFHPAAKVGAGILIDHGTGVVVGETATIGDDVSILQGVTLGGTGKQMGDRHPKIGNGVLLGAGAKVLGNIRVGDCSKVGAGSVVLHEVPPHCTVVGVPARVVGTPRAAHPALDMDQEIEIEFENDTV; the protein is encoded by the coding sequence ATGAACCAGCGCCGCATGGATCCCCTTTGGGAACGCCTTCGCCTCGAGGCTTCCGAGATCGCCCGCCGTGAGCCTTTTTTGGAGCCCCTCGTGGATTCCTGCATCCTGGGTGAAGAATGCTACGAAGACGCCTTGGCGACGATGTTGGCCATGCGGCTCTCGGAAGCGAGTCTGCCCGCCGCCGCCATGCGCTTGATGTTCGCGCCGCTCCTGCGTGATCCGGCAGTGGCGGAAGCCTCGCGACGGGATTTGTCCGCCGTGGTGGAACGCGATCCGGCGGCCCAATCGGTGGCTCTGCCGTTTCTGCACTTCAAGGGGTTCCAGTCCTTGCAAGCCTACCGCATCTCCCATCAATTGTGGACGAGCGGACGTTGCGACCTGGCCCTTTACATCCAGGGGCGCATCTCCACCGTGTACGGATTGGATTTCCATCCGGCCGCGAAGGTGGGCGCGGGAATCCTGATCGATCATGGTACCGGCGTGGTGGTAGGGGAAACCGCCACGATCGGCGACGACGTGTCCATTTTGCAGGGAGTCACCCTGGGTGGCACCGGCAAGCAGATGGGCGATCGTCACCCCAAGATCGGCAACGGTGTGCTTCTGGGCGCAGGGGCGAAGGTGTTGGGAAACATCCGTGTGGGGGATTGTTCCAAAGTGGGCGCGGGCAGCGTGGTCCTCCACGAGGTGCCCCCGCATTGCACGGTGGTGGGTGTTCCGGCACGGGTGGTGGGCACCCCTCGCGCGGCGCACCCGGCATTGGACATGGACCAGGAAATCGAAATCGAATTCGAGAACGACACCGTGTGA
- the truA gene encoding tRNA pseudouridine(38-40) synthase TruA, with amino-acid sequence MCEPEKMKPSALPRWRMRVAYDGRPFLGWQRQEQGMTIQEGLETALAVALRHPVACTGAGRTDTGVHARGQVVHFSSEAVKDPGKVLHSVRALVPRGISVRDLEPCGEDFSARYSAQWREYCYRIRQNLDPLDPPNVWFPGRRFDPTKIARAIQWFEGDHDFKSFCIPRDDGRHTRCTLMLCQAVELPGGVDIWIRGNRFLHRMVRSIVGFCMDVSRDRMGRDEFDRLIAGEQLPSRFWAPPDGLTLERVGYDGWTESATRGQPDA; translated from the coding sequence ATGTGCGAGCCTGAAAAGATGAAGCCCTCCGCCTTGCCGCGATGGCGCATGCGGGTGGCGTACGACGGGCGCCCCTTCCTGGGCTGGCAGCGGCAGGAACAGGGCATGACCATCCAGGAAGGTCTGGAGACCGCTCTGGCCGTGGCGCTGCGCCATCCGGTGGCCTGCACAGGTGCCGGGCGCACCGACACCGGCGTCCATGCGCGCGGCCAGGTGGTCCACTTTTCCAGCGAGGCGGTGAAAGATCCGGGCAAGGTGCTGCACAGCGTGCGGGCCCTGGTTCCCCGGGGCATTTCGGTGCGCGATCTGGAGCCCTGCGGCGAGGATTTCTCCGCGCGCTACAGCGCGCAGTGGCGGGAGTACTGCTACCGCATCCGACAGAATCTGGATCCGTTGGATCCGCCCAACGTCTGGTTTCCCGGAAGACGATTCGACCCAACGAAGATCGCCCGGGCGATCCAATGGTTCGAGGGTGACCACGACTTTAAGTCGTTTTGCATCCCTCGCGACGATGGTCGCCACACCCGCTGCACTTTGATGTTGTGCCAAGCGGTGGAGCTTCCCGGCGGAGTGGACATCTGGATCCGAGGCAACCGCTTTTTGCACCGGATGGTCCGCTCGATCGTGGGATTCTGCATGGACGTGTCGCGCGATCGCATGGGCCGGGACGAATTCGACCGGCTGATCGCGGGTGAGCAGCTGCCCAGCCGGTTCTGGGCGCCTCCCGACGGCCTGACCCTGGAACGGGTCGGCTACGACGGTTGGACGGAATCGGCGACCCGCGGACAACCGGACGCCTGA
- a CDS encoding flagellar hook-length control protein FliK, with protein MELSALPGSGPISGRLEGRTEGVRDGKVSVRLSTGSVVEIPTSEAWQPGTPVTLATGSDGKIQIIPLQIGSALAQARQSLWEALSEVLDNPQTAKEVAQALAKNDFSKAAPLLTPDSSGKPSALLSQPANVAPPATPSVVDLLSQIEPGKFQAQVAGSSWELWSSPELSTPQRLSAKASVLPDGSALWTPVRTSTAATSAPALPDTVKVDSEGARLLLDHAGFQQTPPEVVEDLAHYLRQTAERLLDGQKSHLETPLRANQSLSRSPSDAPAASAPIPRPESPIVSDPTAGTTRTPVEPDAPASTANKAAAVPRLDAQTAQRALAAWSLEIDTEHPQLSTLLGKGRSLPELLEALQTHLSGKGEHHAELSASVARILGTGKLASQERAELEERILQALSAAKDAPSEDSPLAQTARSLLGERLGESGRETVWRGETMWTKNETGWQPDRVVVHDRRKRGAQQRPDHHVAEIRLEPKGAGPIDAKLTMDGRILTVRMEAQSAETARTLRDHLGELREALDKTGLTVSGLEVARSSNPQAETSRRTGAGGGLDVRA; from the coding sequence ATGGAATTGTCGGCCCTTCCTGGGTCCGGCCCGATTTCCGGCCGCCTCGAGGGGAGGACGGAAGGGGTCCGGGACGGCAAGGTTTCCGTGCGTCTCTCGACAGGAAGTGTCGTCGAGATCCCCACCTCCGAAGCTTGGCAACCCGGAACCCCCGTCACGTTGGCCACCGGATCGGATGGAAAGATCCAGATCATTCCTTTGCAGATCGGCTCCGCCCTCGCCCAGGCCCGGCAATCCCTCTGGGAAGCGTTGAGCGAAGTCCTGGACAATCCGCAGACGGCCAAGGAAGTCGCCCAAGCCCTGGCCAAGAACGATTTTTCCAAGGCCGCCCCGTTGCTGACGCCGGACTCCTCCGGAAAGCCCTCGGCGCTACTTTCGCAACCAGCCAACGTCGCGCCTCCCGCCACCCCTTCGGTGGTGGATCTGCTCAGCCAGATCGAGCCCGGGAAGTTCCAGGCGCAGGTGGCGGGCTCCTCGTGGGAATTGTGGTCCTCACCGGAGCTTTCCACGCCACAGCGGCTTTCCGCCAAGGCATCCGTGCTACCCGATGGCTCCGCGCTCTGGACTCCCGTGCGCACCTCGACGGCGGCCACCTCGGCCCCAGCCTTGCCAGATACTGTCAAAGTGGATTCGGAAGGCGCGCGCCTCTTGTTGGACCATGCAGGCTTCCAGCAAACTCCTCCGGAGGTGGTGGAAGACCTCGCCCACTACCTGCGACAGACCGCCGAGCGTCTGTTGGATGGCCAGAAATCGCATCTGGAAACCCCACTTCGCGCCAACCAATCCCTTTCGCGAAGCCCTTCGGACGCACCCGCCGCATCGGCCCCCATCCCTCGTCCCGAGTCTCCCATCGTTTCGGACCCGACGGCAGGAACCACTCGTACCCCCGTCGAACCGGATGCTCCCGCCTCCACCGCCAACAAAGCCGCCGCGGTACCACGCCTGGATGCCCAGACGGCGCAACGCGCCTTGGCCGCGTGGTCGTTGGAGATCGACACGGAGCACCCACAGCTCTCCACCTTGTTGGGGAAGGGCCGTTCTCTGCCGGAGCTTTTGGAAGCGTTGCAAACGCATCTGTCCGGAAAAGGCGAGCACCACGCGGAATTGTCCGCCTCCGTCGCCCGCATCCTCGGCACGGGAAAACTGGCGTCCCAAGAGCGCGCCGAGCTGGAGGAGCGGATTCTCCAAGCCCTTTCCGCCGCCAAGGACGCGCCCTCGGAGGACTCCCCTCTCGCGCAGACCGCCCGATCTCTCCTGGGCGAACGGCTGGGGGAATCCGGGCGCGAAACGGTGTGGCGCGGCGAGACCATGTGGACCAAAAACGAGACCGGATGGCAGCCGGATCGCGTGGTGGTGCACGATCGAAGAAAGCGCGGAGCACAGCAACGCCCCGACCACCATGTCGCCGAAATCCGTCTGGAGCCCAAAGGGGCGGGGCCGATCGACGCGAAGCTGACCATGGATGGACGGATTTTGACCGTCCGCATGGAGGCCCAGTCGGCCGAAACCGCGCGAACGTTGCGCGACCACCTGGGCGAACTTCGCGAAGCGCTGGACAAGACCGGATTGACCGTTTCGGGTTTGGAAGTCGCGCGCAGCTCCAATCCCCAAGCCGAAACATCCCGCCGGACGGGAGCCGGAGGAGGACTTGATGTGCGAGCCTGA
- a CDS encoding FHA domain-containing protein — translation MASLYILENDRQVARAQLAAGTVTVGRIKSNTVVLDNPGVSRQHLRIDGDPSGTLFVLEDLNSLNGTYVGAAQVQACLLRNGDEIHLGKHTLVFEDN, via the coding sequence ATGGCAAGCCTCTACATTCTTGAAAACGACCGCCAAGTCGCCAGGGCGCAGCTCGCGGCGGGAACGGTGACGGTCGGCCGGATCAAGAGCAATACCGTGGTGCTGGACAATCCTGGCGTTTCGCGTCAGCACCTGCGGATCGATGGCGATCCCTCCGGGACGCTGTTCGTGTTGGAAGATCTGAATTCGCTGAATGGAACCTATGTGGGGGCGGCCCAAGTCCAGGCCTGCTTGTTGCGCAATGGAGATGAAATCCATCTGGGCAAGCACACGCTCGTTTTCGAAGACAACTGA
- the uvrB gene encoding excinuclease ABC subunit UvrB: MERPFELVSDYAPAGDQPAAIETAVRKILAGEKDIVLLGVTGSGKTFTVANIAQRLGWPVLVLSHNKTLAAQLYQEFKEFFPKNAVEYFVSYYDYYQPEAYLPTTDTYIEKDASINQEIEKLRLRATTSLLTRRDIVVVSTVSCIYGLGSPQAYLEKVVELEPGQNLERDDFLRALVDMQYSRNDIDLKRSTFRVRGDVVEVWPAYDDRVVRVEFLGDEIERIRIVDSLTGNTIDEPPTAAIFPARHYQTGDAGLADAIQRIKDELADRLKELSREGKLLEYERLKSRVNYDLEMLTETGYCSGIENYSRLMEDRPPGSPPSTLLDFFPKPFLLVLDESHVTIPQIGGMSEGDRSRKTTLVEHGFRLPSAVDNRPLRWHEFEERMPATLFVSATPAGWEMRRTGGEVVELVARPTGLLDPEIEVRPVTGQIDDLLEEIRKRRALKERVLVTTLTKRMAEDLTDFLQKAGVPVRYMHSEVHTLERSELVRGLRAGDFDVLVGINLLREGLDLPEVSLVAILDADKEGFLRSTTSLIQTSGRASRNLNGKVIFYADRMTDSMKACMAETARRRIQQKAFNDAHGIVPMQVNRKIHERLALAPDPVEELLEGAEEPSWKDAKKGRGFQPKSAGKSGKSSGKMSKVVSKLPYEAPGGMDAEAWDNPDALAMRMHEAAASLDFERAARLRDRIRDLGA, encoded by the coding sequence TTGGAACGCCCCTTCGAACTGGTTTCCGACTACGCGCCGGCCGGCGACCAACCGGCCGCCATCGAGACGGCCGTGCGGAAGATCCTCGCCGGGGAAAAGGACATCGTCCTTCTGGGCGTGACAGGATCCGGCAAGACCTTCACGGTGGCCAACATCGCCCAGCGCCTGGGGTGGCCCGTCCTGGTGCTGTCGCACAACAAGACGTTGGCCGCCCAGCTCTACCAGGAGTTCAAGGAGTTCTTCCCCAAAAACGCCGTGGAATACTTCGTGAGCTACTACGACTACTACCAGCCCGAAGCGTATCTCCCCACCACCGACACCTACATCGAGAAGGACGCCTCGATCAACCAGGAGATCGAGAAGCTCCGCCTGCGCGCCACCACATCGCTCCTGACACGGCGCGACATCGTGGTGGTCAGCACCGTCAGCTGCATCTACGGACTTGGTTCGCCCCAGGCCTACCTGGAGAAGGTGGTGGAACTGGAGCCCGGACAGAATCTGGAGCGGGATGACTTCCTGCGCGCCCTGGTGGACATGCAGTATTCCCGAAACGACATCGACCTCAAGCGCTCCACCTTCCGGGTACGTGGCGATGTTGTGGAGGTGTGGCCCGCCTACGACGACCGCGTGGTGCGGGTGGAATTTCTGGGCGACGAGATCGAGCGGATCCGCATCGTCGATTCCCTCACGGGCAACACCATCGACGAGCCTCCCACCGCGGCGATCTTCCCGGCCCGCCACTACCAGACGGGCGATGCGGGATTGGCCGACGCCATCCAACGCATCAAGGACGAACTGGCCGACCGCCTGAAGGAGCTTTCGCGCGAAGGGAAGTTGCTGGAATACGAACGGCTCAAGAGCCGGGTCAACTACGACCTGGAGATGCTGACAGAAACCGGCTACTGCTCCGGCATCGAGAACTACTCGCGCCTGATGGAAGACCGTCCTCCCGGATCGCCCCCCAGCACCCTCCTGGACTTCTTCCCCAAGCCTTTTTTGCTGGTGCTGGACGAAAGCCACGTGACCATCCCTCAGATCGGTGGCATGAGCGAGGGCGACCGTTCGCGCAAGACCACGCTCGTGGAACACGGATTCCGCCTACCCAGCGCGGTGGACAACCGCCCGCTGCGCTGGCACGAGTTCGAGGAGCGCATGCCCGCGACATTGTTTGTCTCCGCCACTCCCGCTGGTTGGGAGATGCGTCGCACCGGTGGCGAAGTGGTGGAGCTGGTGGCGCGCCCCACCGGGCTTCTGGACCCCGAAATCGAAGTGCGCCCCGTCACAGGCCAGATCGACGACCTCTTGGAGGAGATCCGCAAGCGCCGCGCCCTCAAGGAACGCGTGCTGGTGACCACCCTCACCAAACGCATGGCCGAGGACCTCACCGACTTCCTGCAAAAGGCAGGCGTGCCCGTGCGTTACATGCACAGCGAAGTCCACACGCTGGAACGTTCGGAGCTGGTGCGGGGCCTGCGGGCAGGCGACTTCGATGTGCTGGTGGGCATCAACCTGTTGCGTGAAGGCCTGGACCTTCCCGAGGTGAGCCTTGTCGCGATTCTGGACGCGGACAAAGAGGGATTCCTTCGTTCCACCACCTCGCTCATCCAGACGTCGGGACGCGCCAGCCGAAATCTCAACGGCAAGGTCATTTTCTACGCCGACCGCATGACCGATTCCATGAAAGCCTGCATGGCCGAGACCGCCCGGCGGCGCATCCAGCAGAAGGCCTTCAACGACGCGCACGGGATCGTTCCCATGCAGGTCAATCGCAAGATCCACGAACGGCTCGCCTTGGCGCCCGACCCTGTGGAAGAGCTTCTGGAAGGGGCAGAAGAGCCCTCCTGGAAAGACGCCAAAAAGGGCCGTGGATTCCAGCCGAAGTCGGCGGGCAAAAGCGGAAAGTCCTCCGGGAAGATGTCGAAGGTGGTTTCCAAGCTTCCCTACGAAGCTCCCGGCGGCATGGACGCCGAGGCCTGGGACAACCCCGACGCCCTGGCGATGCGCATGCACGAAGCCGCCGCCAGCCTGGATTTCGAACGGGCCGCGCGGCTCCGCGACCGAATCCGGGATCTGGGGGCGTAA